From the genome of Eucalyptus grandis isolate ANBG69807.140 chromosome 2, ASM1654582v1, whole genome shotgun sequence, one region includes:
- the LOC104434550 gene encoding putative disease resistance protein At3g14460: MAIGEILLSAFLQVLFEKLASLGLRYAQREGEPPFSGISVDLLNKWEKMLVTINAVLADAEDKQLSNKGPVKLWLDDVRDLAYDMEDLLDEFAIEATQAKLKAKSSTSGGLMKWKFPLITQYKSSTSNPNLRSLVSEAKVQKISDKLEEIVKRKAHLSLIENAMNRFDYIDKRLPSSSLPEPRFFGREKEEAEIFELLIDEAENVDTTLSIVPIVGMGGIGKTALAQRLYNDVKVSSCFEMRAWVCVSDVFNVPDITKTILRSITEVSNEGEDLNRLQVKLKDSLSGKKFLVVLDDVWNENYEEWTTLLKPFGAGAKGSKIIITTRNYTVVSKTGASSYPLKELSLDNCTSLLAFHALKTTNFERHPDLETIGKKIAKKCKGSPLAAKVLGGLLRDKGNPDQWEAILNNKMWDLPMGENDEVIRVLKLSYVHLPSYLKRCFVYCAIFPKDYEIERDELVHLWIAEGFFDGRRSKDNILKWGHTHFNELVSRSFLQQSSVNASKFSMHDLLNDLAKSIAGETCFNSADNEDDASPGKVRYASFTSPEYVLSKCIRAYHQMKVLRSLIFLYERSSWGDKFSISNKVLHDLLTKLKYLRGFSLSHCYIIEVPDCVGDLKYLRYLNFSYTNIERLPESIGNLCKLQALILKGCHRLSLLPQGITKLVNLQFLDIRDTGSLKEMPLSISNLKNLMILSKFVVGPDEGSRLKELKNLPYLQGELFMSELQKVEEVTDAVDANLIGKRGLSNLFLHWGENFGNLRNGKREALVLHSLRPHTNLEHLSISHYGGARFPSWLDGPSYSKIVSLCLRDCPNVASLPPLGQLPSLRELSLKGLHAVSTIGPEFYGGKMPFSSLTTLKLEEMLAWKDWSRYAGCQEEDIPFSCLQHLVFRGCHSLVGTLPGQLDLLEKLEIHSCPYLNSSTNVVCLSSLCELSLKDCNEEILKIFVNLTSLTVLIIENLAELVCFDHGFTSYLVKLKKLYIGQCDKLNYLWQNGNEMQNLACLQSVVIDGCPQFTSFVAGDGEMELSCSLEKMELRNCASLEKLPSKMYTLRRLWISNCPKIMRLIISQDDPSSNNSISQLEYLNISGCDSLISFLFTKGRLAFLKELFIKDCEWVEITTESLDWLIIERCKNLVSLPRCLHTLSHLTWLNLQSCPALEIEDFPPLPITLVILGLHSIPKMKSLPKEWHHLMSLRELSISGCENIKCLPEGGLPPNLWEFFITECENMKQPLIEWGLPMLTSLDYLGMDGRCMGGEGDKVWFPSEEDNEDAWSLLFPSSLTDLSI; encoded by the coding sequence ATGGCCATTGGGGAGATCCTTTTGAGTGCCTTCCTTCAAGTCTTGTTTGAGAAGTTGGCTTCACTGGGATTGCGCTATGCGCAAAGGGAAGGAGAACCACCCTTCTCTGGAATTAGTGTTGACCTACTCAATAAGTGGGAGAAGATGCTGGTTACAATTAATGCAGTGCTGGCTGATGCAGAGGACAAGCAACTAAGCAACAAAGGTCCAGTGAAGCTATGGCTAGATGATGTTAGGGACTTGGCCTACGACATGGAAGACTTGCTTGATGAGTTCGCTATTGAAGCCACCCAAGCCAAGTTGAAGGCAAAATCCAGCACAAGCGGAGGTCTAATGAAATGGAAGTTCCCTTTAATTACCCAATATAAATCCTCCACATCAAATCCAAACCTGCGCTCACTCGTCTCTGAAGCTAAGGTACAGAAGATCTCTGACAAGTTGGAAGAGATTGTCAAGAGGAAGGCTCATCTAAGCTTGATAGAGAATGCTATGAACAGATTTGACTACATCGACAAAAGGCTCCCCAGTAGTTCTCTACCAGAGCCTCGATTTTTTGGtagggaaaaggaagaagcagAAATATTTGAACTCTTGATTGATGAAGCCGAAAATGTCGATACCACATTGAGCATAGTCCCCATAGTTGGGATGGGTGGTATTGGAAAGACGGCCTTGGCTCAACGATTGTATAATGATGTCAAAGTGAGTAGCTGCTTCGAAATGAGAGCATGGGTTTGTGTTTCAGATGTTTTTAATGTTCCTGACATAACCAAGACTATTTTGCGGTCTATCACTGAGGTGTCTAATGAGGGTGAAGATCTTAACAGGCTTCAAGTTAAGTTGAAGGATAGTCTATCAGGGAAAaagtttcttgtggttttaGATGATGTTTGGAATGAAAACTACGAAGAATGGACTACCCTCTTAAAGCCATTTGGAGCTGGGGCTAAAGGAAGTAAGATCATCATAACGACTCGCAACTATACTGTTGTTTCCAAAACAGGAGCTTCATCATATCCTTTGAAGGAGTTGTCCCTTGATAATTGTACAAGCTTATTAGCCTTTCATGCTCTTAAAACGACAAATTTTGAGAGGCACCCAGATCTTGAAACAATAGGCAAGAAAATAGCCAAAAAATGTAAAGGTTCACCTTTGGCAGCAAAGGTATTGGGAGGTCTTCTACGTGATAAAGGGAATCCCGATCAATGGGAAGCTAtcttaaacaacaaaatgtggGATCTTCCAATGGGAGAAAATGATGAGGTTATTCGAGTTTTGAAATTGAGCTATGTCCATCTTCCTTCTTATTTGAAGAGATGTTTTGTTTATTGTGCAATATTTCCCAAGGATTACGAAATTGAGAGGGATGAGCTGGTGCACTTATGGATAGCGGAGGGTTTTTTTGATGGAAGAAGATCAAAGGATAATATCTTGAAATGGGGACATACTCACTTCAATGAGTTAGTATCTAGatcatttcttcaacaatcaagtgTCAACGCGTCTaagttttcaatgcatgatcttTTGAATGATCTAGCAAAGTCAATTGCGGGTGAGACATGCTTTAACTCTGCAGATAATGAAGATGATGCATCTCCTGGGAAAGTTCGTTATGCATCATTCACCTCGCCAGAGTATGTTTTATCAAAATGCATAAGAGCATATCATCAAATGAAGGTACTAAGGAGTTTAATATTCTTGTATGAGAGATCTAGTTGGGGTGACAAGTTTAGCATTTCCAACAAAGTGCTACATGACTTGCTAACAAAATTGAAGTACTTAAGGGGGTTCTCCTTAAGTCATTGTTACATCATAGAGGTTCCGGATTGTGTTGGTGATTTAAAATATCTTCGCTATCTCAATTTCTCGTACACAAATATAGAAAGGCTACCTGAGTCGATCGGCAACTTGTGCAAATTACAAGCTTTGATCTTGAAAGGTTGTCATCGGCTTTCTTTGTTGCCTCAAGGAATCACAAAATTGGTCAACTTACAGTTTCTTGATATTAGAGATACAGGGAGTCTAAAGGAGATGCCATTGAGCATCAGTAATTTGAAGAATCTTATGATCTTGTCCAAGTTTGTGGTAGGACCAGACGAAGGGTCACGGTTAAAGGAGTTAAAAAACTTGCCATACCTTCAAGGAGAATTGTTCATGTCAGAATTGCAAAAGGTGGAAGAAGTCACAGATGCAGTAGATGCTAATTTAATTGGAAAGAGAGGCCTTAGCAACTTATTCTTGCACTGGggtgaaaattttggaaatttgcgGAATGGGAAGCGTGAAGCACTGGTGCTTCACTCTCTGCGACCTCACACTAATCTTGAACATCTTTCTATCTCACACTATGGTGGTGCAAGATTCCCCTCATGGTTAGATGGTCCATCTTATTCTAAGATAGTTTCGTTATGCTTACGGGATTGTCCTAATGTCGCATCGCTTCCACCACTTGGACAACTACCTTCACTTCGAGAATTATCTCTTAAAGGTCTACATGCAGTAAGCACGATAGGCCCTGAATTTTATGGAGGTAAAATGCCTTTTTCATCCTTAACAACTTTGAAGCTGGAAGAGATGTTGGCATGGAAGGATTGGTCTCGTTATGCTGGATGTCAAGAAGAAGACATCCCATTCTCTTGTCTTCAGCATCTAGTTTTCCGGGGATGTCATTCGTTGGTCGGGACATTGCCTGGTCAACTTGATCTTCTCGAGAAGCTAGAAATTCATTCATGCCCGTATTTAAATAGCTCAACCAATGTGGTTTGTCTCTCATCTCTTTGTGAGTTATCCCTTAAGGATTGTAACGAGGAGATCTTAAAAATCTTTGTAAACTTAACTTCTTTGACCGTTCTCATAATTGAGAATCTTGCAGAGCTTGTTTGCTTTGATCATGGGTTTACTAGCTACTTGGTTAAGCTAAAGAAGCTTTATATAGGGCAGTGTGACAAGCTAAACTACTTGTGGCAAAATGGAAATGAGATGCAAAATCTTGCTTGCCTTCAGAGTGTAGTCATTGATGGTTGTCCTCAATTCACATCTTTTGTGGCTGGAGACGGAGAAATGGAGCTATCTTGCAGCCTTGAAAAGATGGAATTGAGAAATTGCGCAAGTTTAGAAAAGCTTCCAAGCAAAATGTACACATTAAGACGTTTGTGGATtagtaattgtccaaaaatcatgagACTAATAATTTCTCAAGATGACCCCAGCAGCAATAACTCAATATCTCAACTTGAATATCTTAACATAAGTGGATGTGATTCTTTGATATCCTTTCTGTTTACTAAGGGTAGACTTGCTTTTCTAAAGGAGCTTTTTATTAAGGATTGTGAATGGGTTGAGATCACAACAGAATCGCTGGATTGGTTGATTATAGAAAGATGTAAGAATTTGGTGAGTCTACCACGGTGCCTTCACACGCTCTCCCATCTCACTTGGTTGAATCTACAAAGCTGTCCAGCATTGGAGATAGAGGACTTCCCTCCCCTTCCCATCACCCTGGTGATACTTGGACTTCATTCGATTCCTAAGATGAAGTCTTTACCAAAGGAGTGGCATCATCTTATGTCTCTCCGGGAGCTATCAATTTCGGGCTGtgaaaatatcaaatgcttGCCCGAAGGAGGTTTGCCTCCCAATTTGTGGGAGTTTTTTATTACTGAGTGCGAGAATATGAAGCAACCGCTGATAGAATGGGGCTTACCCATGCTCACGTCCCTCGATTATCTGGGAATGGACGGAAGATGCATGGGTGGGGAGGGAGACAAGGTGTGGTTTCCTTCGGAGGAAGACAACGAGGATGCATGgagtcttctctttccttcctctctaacCGATCTTAGCATTTGA
- the LOC120290748 gene encoding LOW QUALITY PROTEIN: uncharacterized protein LOC120290748 (The sequence of the model RefSeq protein was modified relative to this genomic sequence to represent the inferred CDS: inserted 1 base in 1 codon), producing MEPTEVLDIQYPVERVYSTGLTVGLQIASSVQTSLHWRMCFVLLLTMNSRNPRTCSSPRRPAAAAAAAPLPHAASPPPTSPSSPSSSSSSSSSSYLARLANRQIRRALEAGEIDAAIELLRSHAPSVLDDHRILFRLQKQKFIELLRKGTAEDRDAAIECLRTSLAPCALDAYPEAYEEFKHVLLAFIYDKDDQSSPVADEWSEKKRFDIAGLMSSVLRAHLQVYDPLFSMTLRYLISIHREFCLRQGISSPISDLTERLLLKECDPPTTVEESLYEVPAFDEVDIQSLAHAVMLSRQGAVDSLRFAKGDLFLAFQNELCRMKLDIPMLDELVXQYCLYRGIIDASLTFPSGKSEAAYLLFKCGFLIGNCLLELDESQAGKQSDGEVLSNSCIDGCSDNNSEVITREGTDIELRYASEPTSNHEICSTSSSQQFNHSKLLQRNRNRGTGERRKRKRWRGRHDDLIFVPDTSFVRSIKQGVQVAASVSCANTSREREGSDARFTFENQTGEEKYEFLLEMKELASKGMAAEVVEEINTMDPNFFLQNPVLLFQLKQVEFLKLVTSGDHSSALKVACSHLGPLAAKDPALLKPLKETLLALLRPEDISIGKCLPLDALATSLQVAIGRSLGIEEPQLMKIMRATLHTHTELFKLQMCKDRFESLLRIDSLKDVSSPMVGVAALSKSNTDSAQGSSVVTTSSSPRMADDGSSPTQVSSSDGICDESAILKVMEFLALPRADAIHLLGQYNGNAETVIQQLFA from the exons ATGGAGCCGACAGAAGTTCTTGATATACAATACCCAGTTGAAAGGGTATACAGCACAG GGCTCACAGTTGGTCTGCAGATTGCTTCTTCAGTGCAAACATCTTTGCATTGGCGGATGTGCTTTGTTCTGCTTTTGACTATGAA TTCGCGCAATCCGAGAACCTGCTCGTCGCCGaggaggccggcggcggcggcggcggcggcgccccTCCCCCACGCcgcgtcgccgccgccgacgtcgccgtcgtcgccgtcgtcgtcgtcgtcgtcgtcctcctcctcgtaCTTAGCGCGGCTGGCCAACCGGCAGATCCGGCGGGCGCTGGAGGCCGGCGAGATCGACGCCGCCATCGAGCTCCTCAGGTCCCACGCGCCCTCCGTGCTCGACGATCACCGGATCCTCTTCCGGCTGCAGAAACAG AAATTCATTGAATTGTTGAGGAAGGGGACGGCGGAAGATCGCGATGCCGCCATTGAGTGCTTGAGAACGTCTCTTGCACCCTGTGCTCTGGATGCTTACCCG GAAGCGTATGAGGAGTTCAAGCACGTTCTTCTTGCCTTTATATATGACAAGGATGATCAGTCTTCTCCTGTAGCGGATGAG TGGTCTGAAAAGAAGAGGTTTGATATAGCTGGCTTGATGTCATCAGTATTAAGGGCTCATTTACAAGTATATGATCCACTCTTTTCGATGACACTGAGATATTTGATAAG CATACATAGGGAATTTTGCTTACGCCAGGGAATATCTTCACCAATTTCAGACCTCACCGAAAGATTGCTCCTTAAGGAGTGTGATCCTCCCACAACTGTCGAAGAAAGCTTGTATGAAGTTCCCGCATTTGACGAG GTTGACATCCAATCTCTTGCGCATGCTGTTATGCTCAGTAGACAAGGTGCCGTTGACAGCTTGAGATTTGCGAAGGGAGATTTGTTTCTGGCTTTTCAG AATGAACTATGTCGAATGAAATTGGATATACCGATGCTTGATGAGCTCG CGCAGTATTGTCTTTACAGGGGTATTATCGATGCCAGTCTTACATTTCCTTCGGGTAAATCTGAGGCTGCTTATCTGTTATTTAAGTGTGGCTTTCTA ATCGGAAATTGTTTGCTTGAGTTGGATGAATCTCAGGCTGGTAAACAGTCTGATGGTGAAGTCCTTAGCAACAGCTGCATAGATGGTTGTTCAGACAATAACAGTGAAGTAATAACAAGGGAAGGTACTGATATTGAACTACGTTATGCTAGTGAGCCAACAAGTAACCATGAAATTTGTAGCACGAGCAGTTCCCAGCAGTTCAACCATTCAAAATTGCTTCAAAGAAACAGAAACCGTGGAACTGGTGAGAGGAGGAAACGTAAGCGATGGAGAGGAAGGCATGATGACTTGATTTTTGTGCCTGATACGTCATTTGTTAGAAGTATCAAACAGGGGGTCCAGGTTGCTGCTTCAGTGTCTTGTGCAAATACATCGAGAGAACGAGAG GGTTCAGACGCAAGATTTACTTTTGAGAACCAAACTGGGGAGGAAAAATATGAATTCCTTTTAGAGATGAAAGAACTAGCCAGCAAGGGAATGGCAGCTGAAGTTGTTGAAGAAATTAACACTATGGATCCCAATTTCTTTCTGCAGAATCCTGTTTTGCTGTTCCAACTCAAGCAG GTTGAATTTCTTAAGTTGGTCACTTCAGGCGATCATTCTAGTGCTCTTAAGGTTGCCTGCAGCCACTTAGGTCCTTTAGCTGCTAAAGATCCAGCATTATTAAAGCCCTTGAAGGAGACTTTGTTGGCATTACTCCGTCCTGAGGATATTTCAATTGGAAAATGCTTGCCTTTGGATGCTCTTGCAACTTCACTCCAG GTTGCAATTGGTAGAAGCCTCGGGATTGAAGAACCTCAGCTCATGAAAATAATGAGAGCAACCCTTCACACACACACTGAGTTGTTCAAACTTCAAATGTGTAAAGATCGCTTTGAGAGTCTTTTGAGGATTGATTCCTTGAAGGATGTTAGCAGCCCCATGGTTGGAGTAGCTGCTTTATCGAAATCAAATACTGATAGTGCTCAGGGTTCCTCAGTGGTCACGACCTCGTCAAGTCCTAGGATGGCTGATGATGGAAGCAGTCCTACTCAAGTTTCTTCTAGTGATGGCATATGTGATGAAAGTGCAATTCTTAAAGTCATG GAATTTCTTGCTTTGCCTAGGGCCGATGCCATCCATTTGCTTGGCCAGTACAATGGTAACGCCGAAACGGTCATCCAGCAATTATTTGCTTAG